One genomic segment of Rhinolophus sinicus isolate RSC01 linkage group LG11, ASM3656204v1, whole genome shotgun sequence includes these proteins:
- the CAPNS2 gene encoding calpain small subunit 2 has product MFLAKAILEGADRGLGGALGGLLGGGGQRRGGGGGGNIGGIVGGIVNLISEAAAAQYTPEPPPTQQYFTNVEANESEEVRRFRQQFAQLAGPDMEVGATDLMNILNKILSKHKDLKTDGFSLDTCRSIVSVMDSDTTGKLGFEEFKYLWNNLRKWQCVYKQYDQDRSGSLKSSQLRGALQAAGFQLNEHIYEMIVRRYADEDGSIDFNNFISCLVRLDAMFRAFKSLDRDADGLVQVSIQEWLQLTMYS; this is encoded by the coding sequence ATGTTTCTTGCAAAGGCTATTTTGGAAGGAGCAGATCGAGGTCTTGGGGGAGCTCTTGGAGgccttcttggaggaggtggtcagagaagaggaggaggaggaggaggaaatattGGCGGGATAGTTGGAGGAATTGTGAATCTTATCAGTGAGGCTGCAGCAGCTCAGTATACCCCAGAACCACCACCTACTCAGCAGTATTTCACCAATGTGGAAGCCAATGAAAGTGAGGAAGTTAGGCGTTTTCGGCAACAATTTGCCCAGCTGGCTGGACCGGACATGGAGGTGGGTGCCACTGACCTAATGAACATCCTCAACAAAATCCTTTCTAAGCACAAGGACCTGAAGACGGACGGCTTTAGCCTTGACACCTGCCGGAGCATTGTATCTGTCATGGACAGTGACACGACTGGGAAACTGGGCTTTGAAGAATTTAAGTATCTGTGGAACAACCTCAGGAAATGGCAATGTGTCTATAAGCAATATGACCAGGACCGTTCCGGGTCTCTGAAAAGTTCTCAGCTGCGGGGGGCTCTGCAGGCGGCAGGTTTCCAGCTAAATGAACACATTTACGAAATGATTGTCCGCCGATACGCCGATGAGGATGGAAGTATAGATTTTAACAACTTCATCAGCTGCCTGGTCCGCCTGGACGCCATGTTTCGTGCCTTCAAGTCTCTGGATAGAGACGCAGACGGCCTGGTTCAGGTGTCTATCCAAGAGTGGCTGCAGCTGACCATGTATTCCTGA